In Pyrus communis chromosome 8, drPyrComm1.1, whole genome shotgun sequence, one genomic interval encodes:
- the LOC137741466 gene encoding GDP-L-galactose phosphorylase 1-like: protein MMLRIKRVPTVVSNYQKDEAEEGARRVEGCGRNCLNQCCIPGAKLPLYAFKKRNVNNGDTGVPGHDKREPPVAFLDSLLLGQWEDRMQRGLFRYDVTACETKVIEGQYGFIAQLNEGRHLKKRPTEFRVDKVLQPFDSSKFNFTKVGQEEVLFQFEASEDGEVHFFPSAPIDVENSPSVVAINVSPIEYGHVLLIPRIFERLPQRIDRESFLLALHMAAEAGSPYFRLGYNSLGAFATINHLHFQAYFLDVTFPIEKAPTKKISTLNAEVKVSELLNYPVRGLVFEGGKTMEDLSYTVSDACICLQENNIPYNVLISDCGKRIFLLPQCYAEKQALGEVSAEILDTQVNPAVWEISGHMVLKRKKDYDEASDENAWKLLAEVSLSEERFQEVNALIFERIASGNNGNENLPEDPEVKPRSHEEVDTTINKSSRTAMVSGTQECIVLQ, encoded by the exons ATGATGTTGAGGATCAAAAGGGTTCCCACCGTCGTTTCGAATTACCAGAAAGATGAGGCGGAGGAGGGTGCTCGCCGCGTCGAGGGTTGTGGCCGCAATTGCCTTAACCAATGTTGCATTCCAG GGGCAAAACTTCCATTGTATGCCTTCAAGAAGCGGAACGTGAATAATGGTGACACGGGTGTGCCCGGACATGACAAAAGAGAGCCTCCCGTTGCGTTTCTTGACTCGCTGCTTCTCGGGCAG TGGGAGGATCGCATGCAGAGAGGGCTATTTCGCTATGATGTCACTGCTTGTGAAACCAAG GTGATCGAAGGGCAATATGGTTTCATTGCCCAGCTGAATGAGGGTCGCCATCTTAAGAAGAGACCAACTGAGTTTCGAGTTGATAAGGTCCTCCAGCCCTTTGATAGCAGCAAGTTTAACTTCACTAAAGTTGGACAAGAGGAGGTTCTATTCCAGTTTGAAGCCAGTGAAGATGGTGAAGTTCACTTTTTCCCTAGTGCACCCATTGATGTTGAAAATTCTCCGAGTGTTGTTGCCATTAAT GTCAGTCCTATTGAATATGGCCATGTGCTGTTGATTCCTCGTATTTTTGAGCGTTTGCCACAAAGGATTGACCGGGAAAGCTTCTTGCTTGCACTTCACATGGCGGCTGAAGCTGGGAGTCCTTACTTTCGATTGGGTTACAACAGCTTGGGTGCATTTGCTACCATCAATCACCTTCACTTCCAG GCTTACTTCTTGGACGTGACCTTTCCCATTGAGAAGGCTCCTACCAAGAAAATATCCACTCTGAATGCTGAGGTGAAGGTCTCTGAGCTTCTGAACTATCCTGTCAGAGGTCTTGTTTTTGAGGGTGGAAAGACTATGGAAGATTTGTCTTACACCGTCTCTGATGCCTGCATATGCCTTCAAGAAAACAACATACCGTACAATGTCCTTATCTCTGATTGTGGAAAGCGAATCTTTCTCCTGCCACAG TGTTATGCTGAGAAACAAGCTCTCGGAGAAGTGAGTGCAGAGATTCTGGATACACAGGTGAATCCAGCGGTGTGGGAAATTAGTGGGCATATGGTCTTGAAGAGGAAAAAGGACTACGATGAGGCTTCAGATGAAAATGCTTGGAAGCTCCTGGCAGAGGTTTCCCTTTCTGAAGAGAGGTTCCAAGAAGTGAATGCTCTTATTTTCGAACGTATTGCTTCTGGTAATAATGGGAATGAAAATTTGCCGGAGGATCCAGAAGTTAAGCCTCGTTCTCATGAAGAAGTCGACACTACCATTAACAAAAGCTCGCGCACTGCTATGGTGAGTGGGACACAAGAATGCATTGTTCTGCAGTAA
- the LOC137742904 gene encoding uncharacterized mitochondrial protein AtMg00810-like, with translation MVCKLHKSIYGLKQSPRAWYAKLSSVLHSAGFKRSGANSSLFVRIGTGGTLVVLTYVDDLIITGDNAVEIFKLKQSLQQKFAIKDLGVLKYFLGIEMASSHKGLFLNQRKYVIDLLKDANMSESKPATTPLDSKLKLNMGGTPLSDISSYQRLVGKLIYLTITRPDISYAVSIVSQFMHSPSIDHLNLVKRILRYLKGSVGRGILMTKNDHTHIMGYCDADWAGNAIDRKSTSGYCTFVGGNLVTWKSKKQTVIARSSAEAEYRAMASTACELVWLKGLLSDLGFSATLPMSLFCDNQAAMHIASNPVFHERTKHIEVDCHYIHEQVQSQVIQTHYTRSTKQLADILIKPLPSHQFQRLLSKLGSINLQDPA, from the coding sequence ATGGTGTGTAAGTTACATAAGTCCATTTATGGACTGAAGCAATCGCCTCGAGCTTGGTATGCTAAACTAAGTTCAGTCCTTCACAGTGCTGGTTTCAAAAGAAGTGGAGCTAATTCTTCATTATTTGTTCGTATTGGAACTGGTGGCACATTAGTGGTGTTGACTTATGTGGACGATTTAATAATTACTGGTGATAATGCAGTCGAAATCTTCAAACTCAAACAGTCACTACAACAAAAGTTTGCTATCAAAGATCTTGGGGTGTTAAAATATTTCCTTGGGATTGAAATGGCATCTTCTCACAAGGGATTATTTCTTAATCAACGGAAATATGTCATAGATCTCCTCAAGGATGCTAACATGAGTGAGTCCAAGCCTGCCACTACTCCTCTCGATAGCAAGCTCAAACTTAACATGGGTGGAACTCCACTCTCGGACATCAGTTCATATCAGAGGCTTGTTGGTAAGCTAATCTACCTAACAATCACCAGACCCGATATCTCATATGCAGTGAGCATTGTCAGTCAATTCATGCACTCTCCTTCCATCGATCATTTGAATCTTGTAAAGAGAATCCTACGTTATTTGAAAGGGTCTGTTGGTCGTGGTATTCTCATGACAAAAAATGATCACACTCACATCATGGGGTActgtgatgcagattgggcaggtaATGCCATTGATCGTAAATCCACGAGTGGTTACTGCACCTTCGTTGGTGGAAATTTGGTCACCTGGAAGAGTAAAAAACAAACTGTCATCGCCAGATCCAGTGCCGAAGCTGAGTATCGTGCAATGGCTTCAACAGCATGTGAATTAGTCTGGCTCAAGGGTCTTCTAAGTGATTTAGGGTTTTCTGCAACTCTTCCTATGTCTCTATTCTGTGACAACCAAGCTGCCATGCACATAGCCTCCAATCCCGTGTTTCACGAACGAACGAAGcacattgaagttgactgtCATTACATTCATGAACAGGTGCAATCACAAGTAATCCAGACACATTACACCAGAAGCACCAAACAACTGGCTGACATCCTCATAAAGCCCTTACCCTCTCATCAGTTTCAGCGTCTTCTTTCCAAGCTcggatccatcaaccttcaggatccagcttga
- the LOC137742357 gene encoding uncharacterized protein, which translates to MPRYKDEPPAVRVYTVCDESRYLIVRNVPSLGCGDDLLKLFASYGEVEECKPMDEADCDQFTDVYWIKFRLVTNARFAKRKLDEYAFLGNRLNVSYAPEFETLTDTKDKLESRTREVLGRLNPKRSKGSTVNKSGASTDPSLRAIPTQIDCFPQHVNSSQRDSGESQLASHVTNPPLSRVSSDQEYFPSQSMNQTVKMVREKLNKVQSSSEHLQDERASKKTRVDNRRRI; encoded by the exons ATGCCTCGATACAAAGATGAACCTCCAGCGGTTCGCGTTTACACAGTTTGTGACGAATCAAG GTATTTGATTGTGAGGAACGTTCCATCTTTGGGTTGCGGCGATGATCTGTTGAAATTATTTGCATCCTACGGAGAAGTAGAGGA gtgtaaaccaatggatgaaGCAGATTGTGATCAATTCACCGACGTTTATTGGATAAAATTTCGTCTGGTCACCAATGCCAG GTTTGCAAAGAGAAAATTGGATGAGTATGCTTTCCTCGGGAATCGACTTAATGTATCATATGCTCCTGAATTTGAGACCCTTACTGATACAAAGGATAAGCTGGAAAGCAGGACAAGAGAAGTTCTAGGACGATTGAACC CCAAAAGATCTAAGGGGTCTACAGTCAATAAGTCTGGTGCTTCGACTGACCCTTCTTTGCGTGCAATTCCCACTCAGATTGATTGCTTTCCCCAGCATGTAAACTCAAGTCAAAG GGACTCTGGAGAATCACAACTTGCTTCACACGTTACTAACCCTCCTCTTTCAAGAGTTTCATCTGACCAG GAGTATTTTCCTTCACAATCTATGAATCAGACTGTCAAGATGGTGAGGGAGAAGCTCAATAAG GTTCAGTCAAGTAGTGAGCATCTGCAAGATGAGCGTGCATCCAAGAAAACACGGGTGGACAATCGAAGGAgaatttaa
- the LOC137742356 gene encoding adenylyltransferase and sulfurtransferase MOCS3-like, translating into MDHGGGEASAILRQLEDLKASKSEIERQISALEARFQEIALQQPNGSVSNGCCPPTIPSVGSGYGHDLSPQMIYRYSRHLLLPSFGVQGQSKLLKSSILVVGAGGLGSPVLLYLAASGVGRLGVVDHDVVELNNMHRQIIHTESFIGQPKVKSAAAACHSINSTIQVVEYQEPLRTSNALEIMSKYDIIVDATDNAPSRYMINDCCVVLGKPLVSGAAVGLEGQLTVFNYNGGPCYRCLFPTPPPTTACQRCSDAGVLGVVPGVIGCLQALEAIKIASAVGEPLSERMLLFDALSGRIRNVKIRGRSPQCVVCGVKAPFSKQQFQEFDYENFTHSPLTPLPLKLNLLQPDSRINSKEYKEKLVSGEAHVLVDVRPEHHFKIVSLPNSLNIPLPRLEARLPEITSALKEKEDYRGTDSGSGGQVYVICRRGNDSQRAVQYLQKMGFTSAKDIIGGLEGWAHEVDPSVPTY; encoded by the exons ATGGATCACGGCGGCGGCGAGGCCTCTGCGATTCTTCGCCAGCTCGAAGACTTGAAGGCCAGTAAGAGCGAAATAGAGCGTCAAATCTCAGCCCTCGAAGCTCGGTTCCAAGAGATTGCCCTTCAGCAGCCCAACGGCAGCGTTTCCAATGGCTGTTGTCCTCCCACTATCCCGTCCGTTGGTTCCGGCTACGGCCACGATTTGTCGCCTCAGATGATTTACCGCTACAGTCGCCACCTCTTGCTCCCTTCTTTCGGAGTCCAAG GGCAGTCAAAGCTCTTAAAGTCATCGATTTTGGTGGTCGGAGCCGGAGGATTAGGCTCCCCTGTTCTGCTGTATCTTGCAGCCTCTGGTGTTG GCCGATTGGGGGTCGTTGATCATGATGTGGTTGAGCTCAATAATATGCACAGACAG ATTATCCACACTGAAAGTTTTATTGGTCAGCCAAAAGTGAAATCTGCTGCAGCTGCTTGTCATTC GATTAACTCCACTATTCAGGTTGTGGAGTACCAAGAACCACTACGTACATCCAATGCTTTGGAAATTATGAGCAA ATATGATATAATAGTAGATGCAACAGATAATGCTCCTAGTCGTTACATGATTAACGATTGTTGTGTGGTGTTAGGGAAG CCTCTTGTATCTGGTGCTGCAGTGGGATTAGAAGGGCAG CTCACGGTTTTCAATTATAATGGTGGTCCATGCTATCGATGCCTATTTCCAACTCCACCACCTACAACCGCATGTCAAAGATGTTCTGACGCTGGTGTCCTAGGAGTTG TTCCAGGTGTCATCGGCTGTCTCCAAGCCCTAGAAGCTATTAAGATTGCAAGTGCAGTTGGAGAACCACTCTCAGAACGCATGCTTTTATTTGATGCATTGTCAGGACGGATACGTAAT GTTAAGATTCGAGGAAGGTCACCGCAGTGCGTAGTGTGCGGTGTGAAAGCACCATTCTCTAAGCAGCAAtttcaagaatttgattatgAAAACTTCACTCATTCTCCACTGACTCCG TTACCTTTGAAGTTGAACTTACTTCAGCCAGACTCCAGAATAAACAGTAAAGAGTACAAGGAGAAACTAGTTAGTGGCGAGGCACATGTTTTGGTCGACGTTCGTCCAGAACATCACTTCAAGATTGTTTCTCTGCCGAATTCCTTAAACATCCCGCTCCCACGATTGGAGGCTCGGTTGCCGGAAATAACTTCAGCCTTAAAGGAAAAGGAAGACTATCGGGGTACTGATTCTGGTTCAGGTGGGCAAGTATATGTAATATGTAGAAGGGGTAACGATTCTCAAAGGGCTGTTCAGTATCTCCAGAAGATGGGTTTCACATCGGCCAAAGACATCATCGGAGGACTGGAGGGCTGGGCGCATGAGGTCGATCCAAGCGTCCCTACTTATTAG